The Cervus canadensis isolate Bull #8, Minnesota chromosome X, ASM1932006v1, whole genome shotgun sequence genome contains the following window.
GATCTTGGGAGAGCAAGCCATTAAACATCCTTCAACGTCTCTCTTAGTTCTTGCCATTCTCTGAACTTTTCCCAATGGACCAATTCACTCCCCAGCTTCAAATACTTCTCCTGATGGCTCCCAAATGAATATCTCTAGCTCTGATCTCTCTTCTGAGCTTCAGACAGCCTATCCCACTACCTACTTGATAGTTGCTCTGCTTGGACCAAATCTATGACCTTCCTTCTAAATGCGGTCCACTTCCCATCTTCTGCatgctgcatgtgtgtgtgctcagtcatgtctgactctttgtgactctatagactgtagctcgccagattcctctgtccatgggattctccaggcaggaatagtggagtgggttgtcatttccttctccaggggatcccctaTCTCCATGCTACCAATATCAATTGTCTAAGTCAGAAACTTGGAAATTATCCTTGACAGTTACTCCCCCCCCCATTTCCCATGTCTAATAGATTACTGAGTCCTGCTGATTTCACCTCCTAAGTAACTCTTGAGTTCATCCAATCCTTTCCAGTACCATCCTGGCCCCAGTTATCATCATCTCTTACCTGGTCTAATGAATTAGTTCTCCACACATCTGCCCCCTCTCATCTGTTCACTCTGCAGCCAgagtgtttcattttatttttattttttgaacacaaaaaatatatatattttttatattgggGGGAGGGAGTAGAAAAGAAAGTAGCCCCTATACTGGGCCCTATTCAGTGGCAGCTTCTTGTTCCATAGGGTTAAGGAAGACTTTGAGGAAATAAAAGTTGTTTGGAAAAATCCAGGTGTAGTTGCTTTGTATGTTGTGATGGGTAGAAGGGATGAAGTGAAGTGTGAAGGCCCCTCACACCCTCCATCTTGCCTCAGACTATGTCCTGGAGCCCTGGGGCAGAGAAAGCGCCACTCTCATTCCTGCTTCTTGGGATTGTTGACGGCCACGTAGTGACAGAGAATGACGAGCAGGAAGAGCGACATGCCCAGCACCTTGGCGAAGATGGCGAGCTGCACCTCCGTGATCATGCTGATCAGCTGGGCTCGGTTCCGACGCGGCCTGGGGACTAGCTTGAGGTAGGAAACCTAAACCGAGCCAGAGTGTTTTAAATGCAAATCCTGCTTAAACATATCAATGCCTTTCCATGCATAAGATAAAGGTCAAAAGACTTATGGCCCTATGTTCATCATAAGATTCTCATCCTTAGCTCAACATTACAGccactggtgatccagtggtttggGCTCTgtgccatgggttcaatccctggtaggggaactaagggaactaagatcccacatgctgcagtacggtaaaaaaaaaaaagggtactgATGCCTAGGTCCAAACCCAGACCACTAAATCTGAATTTTCAGGAAGCCAAACTTGGGTATATTTTTGAAGTTCTCTGAGGATTTTAATTTTCAGCCAGAACTGGGAACCTTTTGTTCTACATAGGTACCTCCCTACCACTCCAGTTTCTTGATGGTACACATGGCCATCTTGACTCTGTTCCAGTCACACTGCCCTGCTATTAGTCTTTCGGACTGGAACATTCTTCTCCAGCCCACCCCTTtcacctgctgctgctactgctgctgctaagtcgcttcagttgtgtccgactctgtgtggccccatagatggcagcccaccaggctcccccgtccctgggattctccaggcaagaacattggagtgggttgccatttccttctccaatgcgtgaaagtgaagtcgctcagtcgtccgactcttagcgaccccatggactgcagcccaccaggctcctccatccatggaattttccaggcaagagtactggagtggggtgccattgctttctccaaccCCTTTCACCTAGAGAGTGACAATTCATCTTTCAGATTATGGGTAATTAACTGTCATTTTCTAGCCCCCTCCCCAGGTACACATTAAATCAGATTCTTCCTAGCAGTCATCCAATCatacatttgcattttatttcggTGGTTACTTGATTACTAAACTGTCAGCTCCATATCTGTCACTCACTGCTGAATTCTTATTAGCTAGCACAGTGGCCACCACAATATAatggctcaataaatatttgatggttgaatgaatgagaggTAAGATGAGGTATATGAAACCATATGAGCCAATTATATTCTTTGATCACAACTGAATTCCTAATCTAGGTCACACACTGAACCCCTGTGGTTGGGCCCAGTATGGAATCAATGTCCTTGATTACAGCCTAAGTCCCTTTTCACAGCTGCTTCCACCACTGGCTCTCAATCCTGGCTGCCCATTACCATCACCAGAGAagcttaatgaaaaaaaaaaaaagctggcccCACCCCAGACTATTTAAATCAGAACAtctgggggtggggcctggcCTGATTAGTTTTCTTCTCCTAGCTTTACTGAGGCATGATCAACAAATTAAAagtgtgtgttaatatattttgGTTGTACAATATGATGTGTTCTTAAAGGTGTGTCTCATGATGATTTGAtctatgtatacattgtgaaatgattacacagtggaattGACAAatccatcacttcacatagtctctttttattttttttatggcgAGAACACTTAGGATGACTCTCAACCAAATTCAAGTGTATTGGGCTCCCCAGGTTATTTGAACTGGCACAGCTGCAGTCAAGAGCAATGCTCTGCCCCTTGTTCCAGGTGTGGTCTATGGCAGCaactgcatcacctgggagctttctaggaatgcagagtctcaggccccacccaccTAAATCAGAATCTTCACTTTAACAAGGACCCCAAGCGATCTGTCCAAGCGACAACGTTTGAAAAGCAAGGCCAAGGAGCCGGGCAGCAGAGTGTGGACTTCCAGGTGCCCCCAGTTTCCAGGGGAGTGTGTGGCTGCTTGGTTGGGAGCCAGTCTCCACTTCTCCACAAGTCCCAACTTCACGGCTGCCTCGGCGTTTGGCCAGGCTGCTGGGTCGACATCCTAGTGTAGCAGTGTAAATAAGGTCTTCACATGGACCAAAAATCCCGTCCTGAAGAGCGGCAGCAAAGCCAAGCTCTGGATTTCATCGGGAGAGCTGGGACGAGCAGAGTATGTTTGCTAGGAGCCCTCTCTGACGAGTGGGAACAATAGAAGAAAGCACCAACCCTCGCGGTCCCGTCACGTCCCTGCACCCAACTACCCGCAGGGCTGGGTCTCGCAACCCCTGCCCGCATTGCTGAGCAGAGATGCTTGTGGGGAATGGCTCTCAGAGCTGCAGCTTCCTGcaactctcccccaccccaccccacccctctccccgcTCCTCCCCAAAGCGATCAGACAGGTTCCGACTGTCTGCCCGGATTTGGCCTGATTCTTGGGCTGGGCCGAGTAGGTGGAGCCGGGACCAGGCTTTGGGCGTCACGCTCGCTGCCTACGTTCCCCGCGACCCGGCCGGTTAGGGGAGACGTGAGCCCGGGGCTGGCTGCAGGCCCCAGGGCGCCGGCGGGCTGCTCTGCCCCCCGGGGCGGACTGAGCGCGTGGCTTCCCGGGCTGGCTGGCACTGCccgcgccgccgcccgcccgcggGTCGGGTTGCCCGGCCAGGAAATGTCTTCTTACTGGAAAGACGGCTGCTGTCTGCTGCGGCAGCGGGTGGCAGAGGCAGAGTCTGAAATCAATTTGCACAAGCCCCGAGTGACCAAAAAACTTTGTGTTCGTTTCGGGGAGTGTTCCGCTGGAACCAgcgttttttttgttttgtttttttaaagccacCTGTTGGGTCCCAGTTCGTAAAAgagcccaccccaaccccacccgAGGAGGGTGAGAGTGTAGGAAGCATTCCCACGGTGGAGGAGGCTTTCACATCACTGGAGGCGCTCAGTCACAGAGCCCAGGGCACAGTCCCTCCAGAGCCAGCTGTTTGCCATGTAACTGAGAGCTGAGTCCTCTGAGGACACTGGGACCGTTGGGTAAACACTCTCCTTGTCTCTCCAGCAGCTGAGGGAAGCCAGGGCACCCAGTTGTTGCTCAGCCAAAGAGCCAAGGTGCCTCCTTCTAAAAGTCGCAGGCACTGGGTCCTTCCCTGCAGGACACATAGCTTCTGAGAAAAGCAGACCATGGCCCTTTTCACGGGAAAACCTATCTATAAAATCCTGTGCCTGAAATCTCTAGAAGGTTAGAACCCAGAGTTGACTAAGTCTCCGCTTGAAACCAGGTCAGAGCCCTGGCTTACGAGGGGCAGTGAGGAGGGCCACAGTGAATGCAGCAGGTAGGTAGTGAGGGCAGCCGTAAACCTCCCAGGAGTTCCTTCACAGGTGGTGTTATGAGCCATCCCCTTCTGAGAACTACATTTTCTTCAAGTTACTTTGAGGTTGTTTCTGTCTGTTTTGTGGTCCTTTCCCCattcatttgttatttaaaaaataaagcagtttatACAcacatcagcaaaaaaaaaaaaaaataataataataatcctgtGCATGGATGCTCAGCACTGGCCCTGAGGCTTGTACCCACCTGCCTCCATCTTGGCGGTGGTTCCCTGGGCATGGGCCTGGTCACCACTAAGAAATTGGCTCCCTTGTCAGCTCACTCCCACTCCTTGCCTTCTTTCTCCTGTTTCCTTAAGATTTTCTTACTCTTCTCTTGTTCTCTCCAGCTTTCTTCATCATCTCTCCCCATTCATTccatctctccttctcttccttcctcctccttccttccttattcattttttttttttaaatgcactcatcaggtattagggcttccctggtggctcagtggtaaagaatctgcctattaatgcaggagctgtgggagacacgggttcgatccttgggtggggaagatctcctgaagaaggaaatggcagccccctctagtagtcttgcctgggaaattcctgtggacagaggagcctgacaggacacagtccatggggttacaaaagagtcagacatgacttagtgactgaacaaaaacattaGGTATTAAGCACTGTAGTAGTAAGCTCAGGTTGCCATAATTAACACACTGTggattgggtggcttaaacaacagaaatttatttgtcACAGTCCTGGAGACTGGAGTCTGAGATCAAAGTGCCCACATGGTAAGGTCTTGGTGAGACTCTCTCCCTGGCTTGCAGCCTTTTTCCGCTGTGTCTTCACGTGGCCGAGGGGAGGGggctatttctctctctttctctcttttcttcttatcaGGCCACAGTACTATGGGATTAGggtccaccctcatgacctcatttaaccagATGCGAGCAGTATTGTTAACAAAGTGTGAACAGAACGCAAAAGGAGAATGGAGGGGCAGGAGTGAATAGATGCCTCGAGAAATCAAGGTGGGTTTGACAGAAGAGGTGACTTTTGAGCTGGCTCTTGAAGCATGAGAATGAGTTTGCCAGACAAAGAAGGGAGGAACTATATTTCAGGCAAAAAGAGTGGCATGTGCAAAAGCATAGAGTTGTGAAAGGGTGTGGCCTGCTTGATGAGCAGTGAAAATTTTTGTAGTAGTAGAGATGAGAGTGTATAAGGAGGTGTGGCAGGGGATGCTGGAGGTGCAACATGGAACTCTCTTATGAAGGGTTCAAACAAGAAATGATGATGGCCCAAGCCAAGGTAGGGACAGTGGGGATGGAAAGTAAGAACAGAATGCTGGAGACATTAGCGAGACCAACTTGGCTGACTGAATGGTGGAGtgaagaggcaggaggggagaACAACTCCTGGATTTTGAGCTTAGGGGACTGGCATCATGGACTGAGATATGGAAGGAAGAGTAGGTCTGAGGTGGGGGGTGAGAGTACAAATAGCGACTGTGAGGTATCTCCAGGACATCCTGCCGAGGTAAGCTAGATGCGGAGAGTGAAGTAGGAATGGAACAAACTCTGTGTAGGTTCATGAACATGTGTGAGGAAAGTATCTGATGTTGGGGAGAGAACTACGCCAAATGATTAGAGGGACTGGAGCTTAGCATTCACAAAGGGCTGCGAATAATGCTGGTTCCCATCCAGCTAAAACGAGGCAATGGCGAGAGTACACAGAACGGTCTTGCCTTGGTATTAGAGAATAATTAGTTCTACACTGAGCACCGCTCTGGTCTCATCTAACAAAGCTTAACAGCAAGACCCAAGAGGGATTAAACAATTTCCAAGAAATGTAGCTAAGTCCCAGAACAAAGTTCAAGAGTATACATAGCAAGGTTTCTCAACTTCAGAACAACTGACATTTTGAgctagataattctttgttgtgcgGGCTGTCCTGTACATTGGAGGGTGTTTACCATCATACCTGGCCTCTACTTATTGGATGCCAAGACCAGAGAAACAAagctatccctggttgggaaccaCTGATTGTAGGAATACAGTCATAGTAAAGAATCCAACAAAGTAGAACTCACAATGTGTggctccaataaaaaaattacctGGCCTTGACAGAGCAGGAAACTATGGCCAATAAGAAGATGGTAAATCATTAACTGAAGTCAAATCAGGACTGATTTACAGTTAAAACTGGTAAACAAGGATACTAAAACAGTTATTGTAACTGTATTCCAGATGTTCAGAAAGTTAACTAGAGCCATGGAAGGTAATTTTAAATACCCAAATCAAACTTATAGAGGTGAAAACTACAACACGTGAGGTGAAAAATACATTGGATGGAATTAATGGCAGATTAGACACTGCAGAATAAAAGGCTAGTGAACTTGAACACAAAGCAGTAGAAAGGATTCAAAATGAAATACACAcagaaaagagaattaaaaaaatgaacagaacatcAGTGAGTTGTAGGAAAAATTCAAGTGGTATAATCTAAATATAATTGGAGTCACTGGGGGGGAAAAAGAGACAAGAgggaacagaaaaatatttgaagaaataatggctaaattttttccaaatttgatgaagaTTAAAAACTCAGAGATCCAAGGAACTCAGCAAACTCCAAGTacaagaaatatgaagaaaatgacacCAAtacacatcataatcaaatttCTCAACATCAGTGATAAAGAGAACATCTTAACAGCAGCTGGAGTAAAGGGGCGTTTTATgtacagagaaacaaagataagACTTCTCATTGTAAACAATGCAAATGAGAAGACTGTAAAGCAAAAtctttctaaaaacaaagacaaaaacccCTGTTAAGCAGGGATTCTATATCAggtaaaaatatctttcaaaaaggaaggccagggaattccctggtggtccagtggttagggcttgaCCCATTCACTgtcaagtttgatctctggtcagggaactaagatcctgcaagctgcctggcagggtcaaaaaaaaaaaaagaaagaaagaaataccaaaTAGACACATACAACCAGAAATGGAAGGAAGATGATAGTAGATGAAAATATGGATCTACGcaaaggaagaaatattaatagtaacCATATGGGTAAAtagataagatttttaaaaattatttaaatatctttgaCAGGAttatttaagcaaaaataataataatgcaatgTGGGATTTATAATGTACATAACAAAATGTATGACAACAGTGGGAGGGGAGAAAAGGGCATATATTTACTATTGTAAATATGTTTTAATGGTATAGGTTATGTGGTATATACCATTTGAAGATCAACTGAGGTAAGTTAAAGACGTTTACTATAAACCTAAAAGTAACCACTAAAATAACAGAACAGAGGCATAGCtgataaataaatgagataaaatagaatcataaaagATATTCAATTAGTcccaaaaaagacagaaataagaaaaagaaaaaaggaaacaaagaacagatgagacaaatagaaaacagataaCAATATGATAAACTTAAATCTAACTATGTCAataattaattgaaatataaatgatttaaataccCAAATAAAATGCAGAGATTATAATTGGATATAAAAGCAAGAACCAattatatgctgcctacaagtacagaacttcagaaaactaagatcatagtatccggtcccatcacttcatggcaaatagatggggaaacagtggaaacagtggctgactttattttggggggctccaaaatcacagcagatggtgattgcagccatgaaattaaaagactcttactccttggaaggaaagttatgaccaacctagacagcatattaaaaagcagagacattactttgtcaacaaaggtccatctaatcaaggctatggtttttccagtggtcctgtctggatgtgagagttggactataaagaattctgctgctgagcacagaagaattgatgcttttaaactgtggtgttggagaagattcttgagagtcccttggactgcaaggagatccaaccagtccatcctaaaggagatcagtcctgggtgttcattggagggactgatgttgaagctgaaactccaatattttggccacctgatgtgaagagctgactcatttgaaaagaccctgatgttgggaaattttgaaggcgggaggagaaggggatgacagaggatgagatggttagatggcatcaccgactcaatggacatgagtttgggtggactctgggagttggtgatggacagggaggcctggcgtgctgtggttcatggggttgcaaagagtcggacacgactgagcaaccgaactgaactgaactgaactgagcaagtaCAGATCTTCTTCTACTCACTTTGGGGTTAAGTTCCAACAAATCAATCATAAGCTGAAAATTCATTTAATACACCTAACTtactgatgccaggaaagactgaaggtaaaagaagggagtggcagaggatgagatggttagatagcatcactgactcaatggatgtgagtttgagcaaactcctggagatagtgaaggataggggagcctggtgtgctgcagtccatggtgtggcaaagagttggacatgatttagtgactgaacaacaacaacaacactgaaCATCATGGCTTAGGCAAACCTACCTTAAACATggtcagaacacttacattagcctacagttgggcaaaaaTGATCTAACACAAAGTCTAAGTGTTATATATCTCATGTAGTTCAATGAATACTGAAAGTTACAAACAGAATAGTTGTCTGGATATAGAATAGTTCTAAGTGTATTGATTATTTACCCTCATGATCACatggctgactgggagctgtgACTGAGTGCCACCATCCAGCATCACAAGAGAGTATGGTGCCATATGTTGCTagcctagggaaaaaaaatcaaaattcaaaatttgaattaTGGTTTCTATTGAATATGTATTGCTTTACACCATCATAAGGTCGAAAATCACAAGTTAAACCACTGTAAATCAGGGACTGTCTGTAAATCATTTTAGCTATAAAGTTTAAAATAGGTTAAAAAAGTTAAGGTATGGTAAAATGATACACCATGGTAACACTAATCAACAGAAATTTGGAACAGCAGTATTAAATGATATTAAGCAAAAGTTAATATCAGAGATAAAGGTCATTTCATAGTGATAAGTGGATCAGTTTATTAAGAGGACATGACAATCCTAAGCATTTATGTACCACATAACAGAACTTCAAAATACATGATGCAAAGGCCAACAGAACTACAGGTAGAAACAGAAAAGTTCAAAGTTACAGTAGAAAATTTCAACTCTCATCTTTTGTTAATAGATAAAATAAGTAGGCAGAAAATTAGTGGCAAGGATCTAGAAGATAAGTATAACACCATCAACCAACTTGATCTAATTGACAGTTATAGAACATTccacccaacaacagcagaatacatacTCTTTTCATGAGCATACAGTACATTTACCAATAGATAGATAATATTCTGGGCCACAAAtctcaaaaattcaaaataattaagtCACACAAAGTATATTCTCTGACTACaattaatttaaattagaaaCCAACAACAGAAAAATCTCTGGAAATTTCCCAAATATCTGGAAACTAAAtcacacacttctaaataatccacaaggcaaagaagaaaaaaaaatgtagagactattatgaaatggataaaaatgaaaacacaacataacATAATTTGTGAGATGCCACTCAGCTTCCATAATAAAAATCTAGAGAAAGATgaacaaattaaacccaaagtaagtagacaaaaggaaataataaagatcagaataGAAATTGAggaaatatggagaaggaaatggcaacccactccgtattcttgcctggaaaagtccatggacagaggagcctggcgggctgaagtccatgggattacatgactgagcatgtgtgcacaagggtggagggaaatgggttggtagcaataaagtggtagaactaaaaaaaaaaaaaaagaaagaaattgaggaaatagaaaagaaataaacaatagagaagataaatgaaaccaaaagctgattctttgagaagatcaataaaattgtTAATCTCTACCCAGACtgatcagaaaaagaagaaagaagacacaaattgCCAATATGAG
Protein-coding sequences here:
- the LOC122435203 gene encoding dolichyl-diphosphooligosaccharide--protein glycosyltransferase subunit 4-like — its product is MPREPPPRWRQVSYLKLVPRPRRNRAQLISMITEVQLAIFAKVLGMSLFLLVILCHYVAVNNPKKQE